In Vibrio tritonius, the following are encoded in one genomic region:
- a CDS encoding aminoimidazole riboside kinase, whose product MNRVWVTGDAVIDLIPDDDMRYLKCPGGAPANVAVAIARLAGDSAFFGRVGNDPFGKFLRNTLENENVSCEHLVLDPIHRTSTVVVDLDDDGERSFTFMVKPSADQFFCEQDIPSFEANQWLHVCSIALANEPSRSATLRAMQLIKSAQGFISFDPNLREEVWANPDELIPTVMQAVALADVVKFSDDELMLLTQTDSLDSGIDALTALDIPVVVITQGAKGALLITQGQQQLIQGKAIKPVDTTGAGDAFVGGLLAQLAQENNWRDIDSLTRAIVNANGCGALATTQKGAMTALPDSVTLREYIAQ is encoded by the coding sequence ATGAACAGAGTTTGGGTTACCGGTGATGCGGTAATTGATCTTATCCCTGACGACGACATGCGTTACCTAAAATGCCCAGGGGGAGCTCCAGCGAACGTGGCAGTTGCCATTGCACGTCTAGCAGGTGACAGTGCTTTCTTCGGTCGTGTCGGTAACGATCCTTTCGGAAAGTTTCTACGTAACACCTTAGAAAATGAAAACGTAAGCTGTGAACATCTAGTATTAGACCCGATTCACCGCACCTCCACGGTTGTCGTCGATTTGGACGATGACGGTGAACGTAGCTTTACCTTCATGGTAAAACCAAGCGCCGACCAATTCTTCTGCGAACAAGATATTCCGTCCTTTGAGGCTAACCAATGGCTACACGTTTGTTCAATTGCTCTAGCCAATGAACCAAGCCGCTCAGCCACACTCAGAGCGATGCAACTCATCAAGTCCGCCCAAGGTTTTATCAGTTTCGACCCTAACCTACGAGAAGAAGTCTGGGCAAATCCTGACGAACTTATTCCTACTGTAATGCAGGCCGTCGCACTGGCTGATGTCGTCAAATTTTCCGATGACGAATTAATGCTCCTCACCCAAACCGACTCGCTTGATTCAGGTATTGACGCTTTAACAGCATTAGATATTCCTGTTGTGGTCATCACTCAAGGGGCAAAAGGGGCATTATTGATTACTCAAGGTCAACAGCAATTAATCCAAGGTAAAGCCATTAAACCGGTTGATACCACTGGTGCGGGTGACGCGTTTGTGGGAGGGCTCCTTGCTCAATTAGCACAGGAAAATAATTGGCGCGATATTGATTCCCTAACTCGTGCCATTGTAAACGCTAACGGCTGTGGCGCATTGGCCACCACCCAAAAAGGAGCCATGACCGCCCTACCAGACAGCGTAACGTTAAGGGAGTACATTGCTCAATAA
- a CDS encoding carbohydrate porin codes for MKAKALTLALAALLPTTSVWAASDISALEARINDLESRLAQNEQATKKAEDTASSFEFHGYARSGLLINDNRTGATGTGPYMTAAGDLGAPVGRLGLEDTNYLEANFIHNRQLDNGSSAMFKIMLADGVESSNDWTEDESELNIRQLYAQFNGLPSFSGAFANSTVWAGKRFDRDNFDIHFMDSDIVFLAGTGAGIYDVQLTDDWKANFSIYGRDFGSVESAGTDIENYIATMNNHIGPWQFMLSVMDSKDNQQIVVKDSDDKVDANAKATRRAESGVHAMFAYHNDTFYGMKGSSKTGILLGSGLGAQLKGIGSDGNLNNDAKAVRVFSYGVADLNSTWSVAPAFMAEYSKDRIKDNDEFKWGTFNLRVQQSFNENFAMVYEGSYQYMDLDNSVDSAKGSYYKATIAPTLKLSTVAGFFDRPELRFAVSYVDWSNDLDNFAVSTSTGATTMGNGGETIFALQMETFF; via the coding sequence ATGAAAGCAAAAGCACTTACTTTGGCTCTAGCCGCCCTACTACCTACTACCTCTGTGTGGGCTGCAAGTGACATTTCAGCTCTTGAAGCACGCATTAACGATTTGGAAAGTCGTTTAGCGCAAAACGAACAAGCAACAAAGAAAGCAGAAGATACTGCCTCTTCTTTTGAGTTTCATGGTTATGCTCGTTCCGGTCTGCTCATCAATGACAACCGTACCGGCGCGACTGGTACTGGCCCCTACATGACAGCAGCTGGCGACCTTGGTGCTCCCGTTGGCCGTTTGGGCTTGGAGGATACCAACTATTTGGAAGCGAACTTTATCCATAATCGTCAACTTGATAATGGATCAAGCGCTATGTTCAAAATCATGCTGGCAGATGGCGTTGAGAGCAGTAATGACTGGACCGAAGACGAAAGTGAGCTAAACATTCGTCAGCTTTATGCTCAATTTAATGGGCTTCCTTCATTCTCTGGAGCGTTTGCTAATTCAACTGTTTGGGCCGGTAAACGTTTTGACCGTGACAATTTTGATATCCACTTTATGGACTCTGATATCGTATTTCTAGCTGGTACTGGTGCAGGTATTTATGACGTGCAACTTACCGATGACTGGAAAGCCAACTTCTCTATCTACGGTCGCGACTTTGGCTCAGTAGAAAGTGCAGGTACCGATATCGAAAACTACATTGCAACCATGAACAACCATATTGGTCCTTGGCAATTCATGTTGAGTGTGATGGATTCGAAAGATAACCAACAGATAGTGGTAAAAGATAGCGACGATAAAGTGGATGCTAACGCAAAAGCTACCCGCCGCGCAGAGTCAGGTGTCCACGCGATGTTCGCCTATCACAATGATACGTTCTATGGCATGAAAGGCTCATCAAAAACGGGGATTTTGCTCGGTTCAGGATTAGGTGCGCAACTAAAAGGCATTGGCTCCGACGGCAACCTTAATAACGACGCTAAAGCGGTACGCGTGTTCTCTTACGGCGTAGCAGATCTTAACTCGACTTGGAGTGTTGCACCTGCGTTTATGGCGGAATACAGTAAAGATCGCATCAAAGATAACGATGAGTTCAAATGGGGCACATTCAACCTGCGTGTACAACAAAGCTTCAACGAAAACTTTGCCATGGTATACGAAGGTTCTTACCAATACATGGATCTAGATAACTCTGTCGACAGTGCAAAAGGTAGCTACTACAAAGCGACTATCGCCCCAACATTGAAACTGTCTACTGTAGCAGGCTTCTTTGACCGTCCTGAACTGCGCTTTGCAGTAAGTTATGTGGATTGGAGTAACGACCTAGATAACTTTGCAGTCAGTACATCTACTGGTGCAACCACTATGGGTAATGGCGGCGAAACTATCTTCGCTCTACAAATGGAAACTTTCTTCTAA
- a CDS encoding GlxA family transcriptional regulator, producing MTMGKIPTVAIVAFDQFSPFHLSVPSIVFNPSTLHETLFELKVVAGELGPLRSDIGMEITTVEPIDILASAEIIIIPHWRSPEELPNAALLKYLNTAYQRGALIIGLCLGAYVLAYAGLLNGRKAATHWEVEPDFKQRFPYVHLDSNALYVEDDGIITSAGTSAGMDCCLHVVRKYYGTVVTNRLARRLVVAPHRDGGQAQFVERPLPETVADTKFYALLNQMREKLNHPFTLDELAASVALTRRTFTRKFHKATGMAVGEWLTLERLYLAQSLLESTELPIETISDQAGFSSVGSFRAKFKAKYQVTPTQWRRTFHDREN from the coding sequence ATGACGATGGGAAAAATCCCCACAGTGGCGATTGTGGCTTTTGACCAATTTAGCCCATTTCATTTATCCGTGCCTAGTATTGTCTTTAATCCCAGCACCTTGCATGAAACGCTGTTTGAATTAAAAGTTGTGGCTGGTGAGTTAGGGCCACTTCGTTCTGATATCGGGATGGAGATTACGACGGTAGAGCCCATAGATATCCTTGCTAGTGCAGAAATCATCATTATTCCACATTGGCGTAGCCCTGAAGAGCTCCCTAATGCTGCACTGTTGAAGTATCTTAATACCGCTTATCAACGAGGCGCCTTGATCATTGGCCTTTGTTTAGGCGCGTATGTATTGGCTTATGCAGGCTTATTAAATGGACGTAAAGCGGCCACTCATTGGGAGGTTGAGCCGGATTTTAAGCAACGTTTCCCCTATGTTCATCTCGATAGTAATGCTTTGTATGTTGAAGATGATGGGATAATTACCTCTGCGGGCACATCTGCGGGAATGGATTGCTGTTTACATGTAGTACGAAAATACTACGGGACGGTGGTAACTAATCGCTTAGCTCGTCGACTCGTGGTCGCGCCACACCGCGATGGTGGACAAGCGCAATTTGTTGAACGTCCCTTACCGGAAACCGTAGCAGACACTAAGTTTTATGCGCTGCTGAATCAGATGCGAGAGAAATTAAATCACCCATTTACGCTTGATGAATTGGCTGCCTCTGTTGCATTAACGCGACGAACGTTTACCCGTAAATTTCATAAAGCAACGGGGATGGCGGTTGGAGAGTGGCTTACGTTAGAGCGTCTCTATCTAGCGCAAAGCTTGCTGGAATCAACAGAGTTACCGATTGAAACAATATCCGACCAAGCGGGATTTTCTTCTGTCGGCAGTTTTCGAGCGAAATTCAAAGCGAAATATCAAGTGACGCCGACACAGTGGCGTAGAACATTTCATGATAGGGAAAACTAA
- a CDS encoding DMT family protein: MFGLPPVVVTVGLLFISNIFMTFAWYAHLRELGHKPWIVAALLSWGIALFEYLFQVPANRIGYSVLNLGQLKIIQEVITLTVFVPFALIYMKEPFRWDFVWAGLCLLGAVFFIFRPQILTFMEQVV; the protein is encoded by the coding sequence ATGTTTGGATTACCACCGGTAGTGGTCACCGTAGGGTTGCTATTTATTAGCAATATTTTTATGACGTTTGCTTGGTATGCCCATCTTAGGGAGCTAGGGCATAAGCCTTGGATAGTGGCAGCACTCTTGAGTTGGGGGATCGCGTTATTCGAATACCTTTTTCAAGTGCCTGCGAACCGTATCGGGTATTCGGTGCTCAATTTAGGGCAGTTGAAGATTATTCAAGAAGTCATCACATTAACTGTATTTGTGCCTTTTGCATTGATTTATATGAAAGAGCCTTTCCGTTGGGATTTTGTTTGGGCGGGGTTGTGTTTATTAGGGGCTGTGTTCTTTATCTTTCGCCCTCAAATATTGACCTTTATGGAACAAGTTGTGTAA
- the oppB gene encoding oligopeptide ABC transporter permease OppB produces the protein MLKFIFKRILESIPTMLVLITISFFLMRFAPGNPFSSERPLPPEVMANINVKYGLDKPVSEQYFTYLTNVVIKGDFGPSFKYKDYSVNELISSALPVSAKVGFVAFIFTVILGVGIGTIAALKQNSWLDYSIMSLAMIGVVMPSFVLAPVLIYIFSISLHWAPAGGWLDGSFKYMALPVLAMSLMYVATFARITRGSMIETLNSNFIRTARAKGLSYGYIVFKHALKPALLPVVSYMGPAFVGIITGSVVVETIFGLPGIGKLFVNAAFNRDYSLVMGVTILIGLLFILFNAIVDILLAYIDPKIRY, from the coding sequence ATGCTTAAATTCATTTTCAAAAGGATCCTTGAATCAATCCCAACTATGTTGGTTTTGATTACAATCTCCTTCTTCCTGATGCGTTTTGCGCCAGGTAACCCATTTTCTTCAGAGCGTCCTTTACCGCCTGAGGTTATGGCTAACATCAATGTTAAGTATGGTTTAGATAAGCCTGTATCTGAACAATACTTTACCTATCTTACGAATGTCGTTATCAAAGGTGACTTTGGTCCATCATTCAAATACAAAGACTATTCAGTAAATGAACTGATCAGCAGTGCTTTGCCTGTATCGGCTAAAGTCGGTTTTGTAGCGTTTATCTTTACCGTCATCCTTGGGGTGGGGATAGGAACAATAGCAGCGCTCAAGCAGAACAGTTGGTTAGACTATTCGATAATGTCTTTAGCGATGATAGGGGTGGTTATGCCGTCCTTTGTTCTCGCTCCAGTATTGATTTATATCTTCTCTATATCGCTACATTGGGCTCCCGCTGGTGGTTGGCTTGATGGATCATTTAAATACATGGCTCTCCCTGTATTAGCGATGTCTTTAATGTACGTGGCTACATTTGCTCGTATTACTCGTGGCTCAATGATCGAAACACTTAACAGTAACTTTATCCGTACCGCTCGAGCGAAAGGCCTGAGCTATGGCTATATCGTTTTTAAGCATGCGTTAAAGCCCGCTCTGTTGCCTGTTGTATCTTATATGGGTCCTGCTTTCGTAGGTATTATTACTGGTTCGGTAGTAGTTGAGACTATCTTTGGTCTGCCTGGTATTGGTAAGTTGTTTGTAAACGCTGCCTTTAACCGTGACTACTCATTGGTAATGGGCGTGACGATTCTGATTGGTCTACTGTTCATTCTGTTTAACGCCATCGTTGATATTCTGTTGGCTTACATCGATCCGAAGATTCGCTACTAA
- a CDS encoding MBL fold metallo-hydrolase — MMKITQVRNATQVITYAGKKFLVDPMLANKESSPGFAGTVNSHIRIPTVALPFTIEELVDVDAVLLTHTHPDHWDDVAAERLPKDLPIFVQHESDKSLVQRQGFTQVSVMTETTDFAGIKFTTTPCQHGSDALYENKEMAEFLGEVMGIILQHPAEQKLYIIGDSIWTLAVEQTMKREQPDVVIVNAGWAHVLGFGPIIMGKEDVLKTHITLPNAKIVATHMEAVNHALLTRAELIEYVRINQISDDVYVPADGETVEF, encoded by the coding sequence ATGATGAAAATTACACAAGTGCGCAATGCTACCCAAGTGATTACATATGCGGGTAAAAAATTCTTAGTCGACCCTATGCTAGCTAATAAGGAAAGTTCTCCAGGCTTTGCTGGTACGGTTAATTCACATATTCGTATCCCTACCGTAGCACTACCTTTTACCATTGAGGAATTAGTGGATGTGGATGCGGTATTGTTAACTCATACACATCCTGATCACTGGGATGATGTTGCTGCAGAGCGCTTGCCTAAAGATTTGCCTATCTTTGTACAACATGAATCGGATAAGAGCCTTGTGCAGCGACAAGGATTCACCCAAGTCTCAGTGATGACAGAAACGACCGACTTCGCTGGTATTAAGTTTACTACGACACCTTGTCAACATGGCTCCGATGCTTTGTATGAAAATAAGGAGATGGCAGAATTTCTTGGGGAAGTCATGGGGATCATTTTGCAGCACCCGGCTGAACAGAAACTTTATATTATCGGCGATAGTATTTGGACTCTAGCGGTTGAGCAAACAATGAAACGTGAACAGCCAGATGTCGTCATTGTTAACGCTGGATGGGCTCATGTACTTGGATTTGGCCCTATAATCATGGGCAAAGAAGATGTATTAAAAACCCACATCACGTTACCAAATGCAAAAATCGTGGCAACTCACATGGAAGCCGTGAATCATGCTCTATTAACCCGTGCAGAATTAATTGAATATGTCAGGATTAACCAAATCAGCGATGATGTTTATGTGCCCGCGGATGGTGAAACTGTAGAATTTTAG
- a CDS encoding glycoside hydrolase family 32 protein, with translation MSLELLVELAGGVNNIRRILAPAGRITVAVHQPEPSPLPETISAEWVLGERQLSVTRGDITDAQLRALGEQISIKQREAATPHLEPQSSHYRPTWHIAPPQGLVNDPNGFVYHDGAYHLFYQWYPYSCEHKDKHWVHLKSNDLINWHHQSIALTPSDWFDSHGVFSGHAVSQDDGLWVFYTGNVRLGEERYRQTTQCMAHSVDGKTFVKHGPVIRELPEGVTEHFRDPKIFYANDKWFMILGAQTTALEGRLAVYHSPDLIHWTFDKLYGDELAPFGYMWECPDWFTLGDESFLVFGPQGIKDDNPHHTIGHQNRIFRMTLDEHDAFHFIEGWQLDAGFDFYAPQSMQTPDGRRVMVGWMGLPDEVNQPSCEDGWIHQLTTLRELRWQDGRIVQAPAQEMKNLRGAEQALTLSNTPIDLGTKSFELQLTLPWGSELQLMQNSDYAVRLIADEKLRVLRFDRSQTELREGDVIRELPLDCIDITLTILADSSSLEVFINHGEKVMTSRVFTPADATKITALGGAINATFYPLNGAFQTYPLS, from the coding sequence ATGTCTCTTGAATTACTTGTTGAACTGGCTGGTGGGGTGAACAATATTCGCCGCATTCTTGCGCCAGCAGGGCGCATTACTGTTGCCGTTCATCAACCAGAGCCATCTCCTCTACCAGAGACCATCTCGGCAGAGTGGGTGCTAGGCGAGCGTCAATTGAGTGTGACGCGTGGCGACATCACCGATGCGCAATTGCGCGCGCTTGGTGAGCAAATATCAATTAAGCAACGTGAAGCAGCAACGCCTCATCTTGAACCCCAATCTTCCCATTATCGACCAACTTGGCATATTGCTCCGCCACAAGGGTTGGTGAACGATCCAAATGGTTTTGTTTACCATGATGGTGCTTACCATCTTTTCTATCAGTGGTATCCATATAGCTGTGAACATAAAGACAAGCACTGGGTACACCTTAAGAGTAACGATCTTATTAACTGGCACCACCAGTCGATTGCACTAACCCCTTCTGATTGGTTCGATAGCCATGGGGTCTTTTCTGGGCACGCAGTAAGCCAAGATGACGGCCTGTGGGTATTTTATACGGGCAATGTACGCCTTGGTGAAGAGCGTTATCGTCAAACGACCCAATGCATGGCGCACAGTGTCGATGGCAAAACATTTGTTAAACATGGTCCAGTAATTCGTGAGTTACCTGAAGGTGTGACGGAACATTTCCGTGATCCTAAGATTTTTTACGCGAACGACAAATGGTTTATGATCCTCGGAGCGCAGACCACTGCGCTGGAAGGTCGCTTAGCCGTATATCACTCGCCAGACTTAATCCATTGGACGTTTGATAAGTTATACGGCGATGAACTTGCGCCATTTGGTTACATGTGGGAGTGTCCTGACTGGTTTACCTTAGGTGACGAATCCTTTTTGGTCTTTGGTCCGCAAGGGATCAAAGATGACAATCCTCATCACACCATTGGTCACCAAAACCGCATCTTTCGCATGACCTTAGATGAACATGACGCGTTTCATTTTATCGAAGGATGGCAATTGGATGCAGGCTTTGATTTCTATGCGCCACAAAGCATGCAAACGCCTGATGGTCGCCGCGTGATGGTGGGCTGGATGGGCTTACCAGATGAAGTGAATCAACCAAGCTGTGAAGATGGCTGGATTCATCAGTTGACCACTTTGCGCGAACTGCGCTGGCAAGATGGCCGTATTGTGCAAGCGCCAGCCCAAGAAATGAAGAATTTGCGTGGAGCAGAACAAGCGCTGACTCTAAGCAACACTCCAATCGATTTGGGCACTAAGAGCTTTGAGTTGCAATTGACACTACCTTGGGGGAGTGAGTTACAGCTGATGCAAAATTCAGATTACGCTGTGCGTTTGATTGCCGATGAAAAGCTGCGAGTGCTGCGTTTTGACCGCTCGCAAACCGAGCTTCGAGAAGGCGATGTGATTCGCGAACTGCCACTTGATTGTATCGACATTACTTTAACCATTTTGGCCGATAGCTCTTCTTTGGAAGTATTTATCAACCATGGTGAAAAAGTGATGACCAGCCGCGTATTTACACCAGCAGATGCGACAAAAATCACTGCCCTTGGTGGTGCAATCAACGCGACCTTCTATCCGCTTAACGGCGCATTTCAAACCTACCCATTAAGTTAA
- the oppD gene encoding ABC transporter ATP-binding protein has protein sequence MSLLDVKDLRVEFTTQDGIVTAVNDLNFSLNQGETLGIVGESGSGKSQTVFAIMGLLAKNGIISGSAKFEGREILNLPEKELNKVRSQQIAMIFQDPMTSLNPYMKVSDQLMEVLMLHKGMGKAEAFEESVRMLEAVKIPEARKRITMYPHEFSGGMRQRVMIAMALLCRPKLLIADEPTTALDVTVQAQIMDLLNELKTEFNTAIIMITHDLGVVAGSCDKVLVMYAGRTMEYGKVDEIFYNPSHPYAEGLLKAIPRLDSVGEKLPTIPGNPPNLLRLPVGCPYQERCHRVTDRCKKEAPILTPFGDGRQRACFSDWEAWNK, from the coding sequence ATGAGCTTGTTAGACGTAAAAGACCTGCGAGTCGAATTTACCACGCAAGATGGTATCGTCACCGCAGTAAACGATTTAAATTTCTCACTCAATCAAGGTGAGACACTGGGTATCGTGGGTGAATCTGGTTCAGGTAAATCACAAACGGTATTTGCTATTATGGGATTGCTGGCGAAAAACGGCATTATCTCAGGTAGCGCTAAATTTGAAGGTCGTGAAATCTTAAATTTGCCTGAGAAAGAATTGAACAAAGTTCGCTCTCAGCAAATTGCGATGATCTTCCAAGACCCGATGACTTCACTTAACCCTTACATGAAAGTGAGCGATCAGCTGATGGAAGTGTTGATGCTGCACAAAGGTATGGGTAAAGCAGAAGCATTTGAAGAGTCTGTACGCATGCTTGAAGCGGTGAAAATCCCAGAAGCTCGCAAGCGTATTACGATGTATCCCCACGAGTTTTCGGGCGGTATGCGTCAACGTGTTATGATCGCCATGGCACTACTATGTCGTCCTAAGCTGCTGATTGCTGATGAGCCAACCACGGCTTTGGACGTAACCGTTCAAGCGCAGATCATGGATCTGCTTAATGAACTTAAAACGGAATTTAACACTGCTATCATCATGATTACCCACGATTTGGGTGTCGTAGCTGGCTCTTGTGACAAAGTGCTAGTGATGTATGCGGGTCGTACCATGGAATACGGTAAAGTCGACGAGATCTTTTACAATCCAAGTCACCCATACGCGGAAGGGTTGCTTAAAGCGATTCCACGTTTGGATTCTGTTGGTGAGAAATTGCCAACAATTCCAGGCAATCCGCCAAACTTACTTCGTCTGCCAGTTGGCTGCCCTTATCAAGAGCGTTGTCACCGTGTAACAGACCGTTGTAAAAAAGAAGCACCTATTCTGACGCCGTTTGGTGATGGCCGTCAGCGTGCCTGTTTTTCTGATTGGGAGGCTTGGAACAAATGA
- a CDS encoding ABC transporter substrate-binding protein → MYKNKITQALLLGAGLAVATASFSSLAANVPAGTKLAPVQELVRGNGSEVASIDPAKIEGTPGSAVARDLYEGLVTEDDKGNIVPGVAESWETKDNKTFIFHLRKDAQWSNGDKVTANDFVYSWKRAVDPATASPYSWYLEMTTMKNAAAIIAGKAKKDTLGVKALDDYTLEVSLDQSVPYFVKMMAHTTMLPVHKATVEKWGDEWTKPEHFVGNGAFTLNKWVVNERLVLTRNEHYWDNKHTVLNKVTFLPIENQVAEMNRFLSGELDFTDDVPLEQYRRLKKEHPNELKTVGNLATYYYGFNTQKKPFDNADVRKALSYAIDRNIIANAILGQGQKPAYTMTPEITAGFHPTMPDYAGWTQKERVEKAKELLKKAGFDASHPLHFTLLYNTNENHKKIATAIQSMWKKSLGVQVEIENQEWKTFLDTRRDGNYDVTRAGWNGDYNEASTFLSLMQSNNASNDQRYNSKEYDATMAKALSSTSEEERSKLYTKAEEILAKDMPIAPIYQYVKTRLVSTHVGGYPMHNAGDNLYSKDMYIIAK, encoded by the coding sequence ATGTATAAAAACAAAATCACTCAAGCCCTTCTTTTGGGTGCCGGCCTAGCAGTGGCTACCGCTTCTTTCTCTTCTCTAGCAGCTAACGTTCCAGCTGGTACCAAATTAGCTCCTGTTCAGGAACTGGTCCGTGGTAATGGTTCTGAAGTTGCTTCTATCGATCCAGCTAAAATTGAAGGTACACCAGGATCTGCAGTTGCTCGCGACCTTTACGAAGGCCTAGTGACTGAAGACGATAAAGGTAATATCGTTCCTGGCGTGGCTGAATCTTGGGAAACTAAAGATAACAAAACGTTTATCTTCCATTTACGCAAAGATGCACAATGGTCGAACGGCGATAAAGTAACAGCAAACGATTTCGTTTACTCTTGGAAGCGTGCTGTTGATCCAGCGACAGCTTCACCATATTCATGGTATCTAGAAATGACTACCATGAAAAACGCTGCGGCAATCATTGCAGGTAAAGCGAAAAAAGACACACTTGGTGTCAAAGCTCTTGATGATTACACACTTGAAGTATCATTAGACCAATCAGTGCCTTACTTCGTTAAAATGATGGCACACACCACTATGCTACCAGTACACAAAGCAACGGTAGAAAAGTGGGGTGATGAATGGACTAAACCGGAACACTTCGTAGGTAACGGCGCATTTACGTTGAACAAGTGGGTAGTAAACGAACGTTTGGTACTTACTCGCAACGAGCACTACTGGGATAACAAACACACGGTTCTTAACAAGGTAACTTTCTTACCAATTGAGAACCAAGTTGCTGAAATGAACCGTTTCTTGTCTGGCGAACTTGATTTTACAGATGATGTTCCACTAGAACAGTACCGTCGTCTGAAAAAAGAGCACCCTAACGAGCTAAAAACAGTGGGTAACCTAGCGACTTATTACTACGGTTTTAACACTCAGAAAAAACCGTTTGATAATGCCGATGTTCGTAAAGCTCTTTCTTATGCGATCGATCGTAACATCATTGCCAACGCAATTCTTGGTCAAGGTCAAAAACCTGCCTACACGATGACTCCTGAAATTACAGCAGGATTCCATCCAACTATGCCTGACTACGCTGGTTGGACTCAAAAGGAACGTGTTGAAAAAGCTAAAGAATTACTGAAAAAAGCAGGCTTCGATGCTTCTCATCCTCTGCATTTCACTTTGCTGTATAACACCAATGAAAACCACAAGAAGATTGCAACTGCAATCCAATCTATGTGGAAAAAATCTTTAGGTGTGCAAGTAGAGATTGAAAACCAAGAGTGGAAAACATTCCTAGATACACGTCGTGATGGTAACTACGATGTGACTCGAGCAGGTTGGAATGGCGACTACAATGAAGCGTCTACTTTCCTTTCTTTGATGCAATCAAACAATGCCTCTAATGACCAGCGCTATAACAGCAAAGAGTATGATGCAACAATGGCGAAAGCGCTTTCTTCAACTTCGGAAGAAGAACGCAGCAAATTGTATACAAAAGCTGAAGAAATTTTAGCGAAAGATATGCCAATTGCACCAATCTATCAATATGTTAAAACGCGTTTGGTATCTACCCATGTTGGTGGCTACCCAATGCACAATGCTGGTGATAACTTATACTCAAAAGATATGTATATCATTGCAAAATAA
- the oppC gene encoding oligopeptide ABC transporter permease OppC, translating to MFTKKENIEAIEKFSENLEIEGRSLWQDARIRFMRNKAAMISLFILVLITLAVIFLPMFSQYTFDDTDWYAMHAAPSWEHLFGTDSLGRDLFVRTLIGGRISLMVGILGASVAVIIGTLYGAASGFIGGRADRVMMRTLEILNSIPFMFLVIVLVTFFGREIYLIFVAIGAIAWLDMARIVRGQTLSLRSKEFIEAAHVCGVSNWKIITRHIVPNVLGIVAVYSTLLIPSMILTESFLSFLGLSVQEPMTSWGALLQEGASTMEVAIWQLLYPAAFMVLTLFCFNYVGDGLRDALDPKDR from the coding sequence ATGTTTACGAAAAAAGAAAATATCGAAGCGATCGAGAAATTCTCTGAAAACTTAGAAATTGAAGGTCGTAGTTTATGGCAGGATGCGCGCATTCGTTTTATGCGCAATAAAGCTGCGATGATTTCGCTGTTTATCCTAGTGTTGATTACGTTGGCTGTGATTTTCCTGCCAATGTTCTCGCAATATACATTTGATGATACTGACTGGTATGCAATGCATGCGGCACCATCGTGGGAGCATTTGTTTGGTACGGACTCATTAGGGCGTGACTTATTTGTCCGTACGCTGATTGGTGGCCGAATCTCTTTGATGGTGGGTATTCTAGGTGCCTCAGTTGCGGTTATCATCGGTACACTTTACGGGGCGGCTTCTGGTTTCATCGGTGGTCGTGCTGACCGCGTGATGATGCGTACGCTTGAGATTTTGAACTCAATCCCGTTTATGTTCCTAGTTATCGTTTTGGTGACTTTCTTTGGCCGCGAAATCTACCTGATTTTCGTTGCCATTGGTGCGATTGCTTGGCTGGATATGGCGCGTATTGTTCGTGGTCAGACTCTGAGCTTACGCAGTAAGGAATTTATCGAAGCTGCCCACGTGTGTGGTGTGAGTAACTGGAAAATTATCACTCGTCATATCGTGCCAAACGTATTAGGTATCGTAGCGGTTTATTCAACCCTATTGATTCCAAGCATGATCTTGACTGAATCATTCCTTTCATTCCTTGGTCTGAGTGTTCAAGAGCCAATGACTAGTTGGGGTGCTCTGTTGCAGGAAGGCGCAAGCACAATGGAAGTGGCAATTTGGCAACTTCTTTACCCAGCAGCATTCATGGTGTTGACCCTGTTCTGCTTTAACTATGTTGGTGACGGTCTTCGTGACGCACTTGACCCTAAAGACAGATAA